From the Miscanthus floridulus cultivar M001 unplaced genomic scaffold, ASM1932011v1 fs_158_1_2, whole genome shotgun sequence genome, one window contains:
- the LOC136530575 gene encoding NRR repressor homolog 2-like produces MDVNGKKPRGGNKAARPAPAIDATQQQQQAARAALETPALSDDDAAAAQQVDDGHPVASVDESRGGGGAEEEEDNPDDDEQVEMFYALLANIRAMRGLAPHNMASSSSCGGRGDTDDTDTDTAGAGDSTRNKRLRRRAEPPWRPVFRMEDFEEPPPPTAASCKMSTKRTRGAGHDDHCGHGDSSGGSARPPVAVVASSSSSSSSSMPHAVVRFQQSDSSRSCSRD; encoded by the coding sequence ATGGACGTCAACGGCAAGAAACCGCGCGGCGGAAACAAGGCTGCACGGCCCGCGCCAGCCATCGATgccacgcagcagcagcagcaggcggcgcGGGCTGCCCTGGAGACGCCGGCGTTATCCGACGACGACGCCGCCGCGGCCCAGCAGGTCGATGATGGTCATCCCGTAGCGTCAGTGGACGAGAGCCGCGGTGGGGGCggcgccgaggaggaggaggacaatcCCGACGACGACGAGCAGGTGGAGATGTTCTACGCGCTGCTGGCCAACATACGGGCAATGAGGGGCCTGGCGCCGCACAACatggcttcctcctcctcctgcggCGGCCGCGGCGACACCGACGACACCGACACAGACACCGCCGGCGCCGGGGACTCTACGAGGAACAAGCGGCTGCGGCGGAGAGCGGAGCCGCCGTGGAGGCCGGTGTTCAGGATGGAGGACTTCGAGGAGCCGCCTCCTCCAACGGCGGCGTCGTGCAAGATGAGTACGAAGCGGACGAGGGGCGCGGGCCACGATGACCACTGCGGGCACGGCGACAGCAGCGGAGGATCAGCGCGTCCGCCAGTCGCCGTcgtcgcgtcgtcgtcgtcgtcgtcgtcgtcgtcgatgccGCACGCGGTGGTACGCTTCCAACAGTCCGACAGCAGCAGGAGCTGCAGCAGAGATTGA